In Meleagris gallopavo isolate NT-WF06-2002-E0010 breed Aviagen turkey brand Nicholas breeding stock chromosome 2, Turkey_5.1, whole genome shotgun sequence, the following are encoded in one genomic region:
- the FAM110C gene encoding protein FAM110C has protein sequence MPTEISRAVKMHAISDLHSSFSVRLLNKGPEYLRRQLGAGTPGRRSAAERLAADKAKYVKSQQVISTKQEPVIVLSSASECSSESCSVESTKTSRDLGRGKGAKPLERAKAGCAWRGPLQHGPPIARRSTPRRQGRPDSLVIYRQKCELGRGQSQDGSRSSVVRRFFQGPGKEKQLASSGVPRVIMEDGTAAECKEPHPAELAVSETGGCGAEQAVTVNTEEPGVCTTEREKPSTLPAPPEEVKEVKRRGLHRSQSDISSRYSKSFSEFDTFFKFCGLEQEVIEDLGRENFSVVSDNVSFKIRSISVATSESDFTRHSGDEGLLEDELTEQVPSSTSVIERNARIIKWLYTCKKAKESSKAIQELA, from the coding sequence ATGCCCACTGAAATCAGCCGGGCCGTGAAAATGCACGCCATCTCCGACCTGCACTCGTCTTTCAGCGTGCGGCTGCTCAACAAGGGGCCGGAGTACCTCCGCCGGCAACTGGGGGCCGGCACCCCCGGCCGGAGGAGCGCGGCGGAGAGGCTGGCAGCCGATAAGGCCAAGTATGTGAAAAGTCAGCAGGTAATCAGCACCAAGCAGGAGCCCGTCATCGTGCTCAGCTCGGCCTCGGAGTGCAGCAGCGAGAGCTGCTCGGTGGAGAGCACCAAAACGAGCAGGGATTTGGGCAGAGGGAAGGGCGCGAAGCCGCTGGAGCGGGCGAAGGCGGGGTGCGCGTGGCGGGGCCCCCTGCAGCACGGCCCCCCCATCGCCCGGCGCAGCACCCCCAGGAGGCAGGGCCGGCCCGACTCCCTGGTGATCTACCGCCAGAAGTGCGAGCTGGGGAGAGGGCAGAGCCAGGACGGCTCGCGAAGCAGCGTGGTGAGGAGGTTCTTCCAGGGGCCTGGCAAGGAGAAGCAGTTGGCTTCCTCTGGGGTGCCCAGAGTCATTATGGAGGACGGCACGGCCGCCGAGTGCAAAGAGCCTCACCCGGCTGAACTTGCTGTCTCTGAGACCGGTGGCTGTGGAGCTGAGCAAGCCGTCACGGTGAACACCGAAGAGCCAGGCGTTTGTACAACAGAACGTGAGAAGCCTTCTACATTGCCTGCACCTCCTGAAGAGGTCAAGGAGGTGAAGAGGAGAGGTCTCCATCGCTCTCAGTCGGACATCAGCTCTCGCTACTCCAAATCTTTCTCTGAGTTTGACACGTTCTTCAAGTTCTGTGGCCTGGAACAGGAGGTCATTGAGGATTTGGGGAGAGAGAACTTCTCGGTGGTATCCGACAACGTCTCCTTCAAGATCCGCAGCATCAGTGTGGCCACATCCGAGAGTGATTTCACACGGCATAGCGGGGACGAGGGGCTGCTGGAGGACGAGCTCACGGAGCAGGTCCCCAGCAGCACCTCGGTTATCGAGCGCAACGCCCGCATCATCAAGTGGCTGTACACCTGTAagaaagccaaggagagcagcAAGGCAATCCAGGAACTGGCGTGA